In Fructilactobacillus cliffordii, a single genomic region encodes these proteins:
- a CDS encoding cation:proton antiporter: MEYLGSIWIVLVAALSFGYGASRIGLPSVVGQIIAGIIIGPALLNWVKLNEILSVSADLGIILLMFLAGLECDFNQVKKYLKSATGIAICGVVLPMLVFFGLGMLLKQGMVEALFWGVIFSATSVSISVAVLQEYGKLQSVAGAVILGAAVVDDIISIVLLSLFTSFFTGSGSIAMVIGLQILYLIFLFVMVKWVVPEIIKIGMYFHDDIALAIIGIVLCFSLAELAEVCHLSSVLGAFFAGIAVGFTPARDTIEHSTNIIGYALLIPIFFVSVGLELKLVTSWNGFLIVILLTVVALLTKWVGCGLGARAFGFNWKDSNVIGAGMVSRGEMALIVAQVGLSSHLLSNHLYSEIIFVIILTTILSPIMLKWGLKK, encoded by the coding sequence ATGGAATATTTAGGAAGCATTTGGATTGTACTAGTGGCTGCGTTGTCATTTGGTTACGGAGCCAGTCGGATTGGACTCCCCAGCGTGGTCGGACAGATTATTGCCGGAATCATCATTGGACCGGCGTTACTGAACTGGGTTAAGTTGAACGAAATCCTGTCGGTTAGTGCCGACCTCGGGATTATTTTACTGATGTTTTTAGCCGGATTGGAATGTGACTTCAATCAAGTTAAAAAATACTTGAAATCCGCCACGGGGATTGCCATCTGTGGGGTAGTATTACCGATGTTGGTCTTCTTTGGATTAGGGATGCTGCTTAAGCAGGGGATGGTCGAAGCGTTGTTCTGGGGTGTGATTTTTTCAGCGACCTCCGTTTCGATTAGTGTGGCCGTGTTGCAGGAATATGGTAAGTTACAATCGGTTGCTGGAGCTGTGATTCTGGGAGCCGCGGTGGTGGATGACATCATCTCGATCGTGTTGCTGAGCTTGTTTACTAGTTTCTTTACGGGTAGCGGCAGCATTGCCATGGTGATTGGACTTCAAATCCTTTACCTGATTTTCCTCTTCGTGATGGTGAAATGGGTGGTTCCTGAAATCATTAAAATTGGGATGTACTTTCACGATGATATTGCGTTGGCCATCATTGGAATCGTGTTGTGCTTTTCCTTAGCCGAATTGGCCGAGGTCTGCCATCTAAGTTCAGTGTTAGGAGCGTTCTTTGCCGGAATCGCCGTTGGCTTTACGCCAGCTCGGGACACAATTGAACACAGTACCAACATCATCGGCTATGCCTTGCTAATTCCAATCTTTTTTGTATCCGTGGGGTTAGAATTAAAGTTGGTCACTAGTTGGAACGGATTCTTGATTGTGATCTTATTGACAGTCGTGGCTCTGTTAACCAAGTGGGTCGGGTGTGGTCTCGGGGCGCGGGCCTTTGGATTTAACTGGAAGGATAGTAACGTGATCGGAGCTGGAATGGTTTCACGGGGTGAAATGGCTCTGATTGTGGCGCAGGTCGGACTTAGCAGTCACCTATTATCCAACCACCTGTACTCGGAAATTATTTTCGTAATCATCTTAACCACCATTTTGTCACCAATTATGTTAAAGTGGGGGCTTAAAAAATAA
- a CDS encoding guanylate kinase, which produces MKSRQPQQHYIIVLTGPAGAGKTTVQNYLATEYGIPKIITHTTRLPRAHEQAGVHYYFETPESFNQLDLLESVQYAGHQYGSSKEALDRAWQQNPLASIVLDTKGALTYRQRLGEQAVIIYLAVPETAELHRRMLKRGDSPAAVQARLHSAETQRDLELPAELKDEGIYLPNREWKQTTAQLQQIIEKLNNG; this is translated from the coding sequence ATGAAATCACGCCAACCACAGCAGCATTACATCATCGTACTAACTGGTCCGGCGGGAGCCGGGAAGACGACCGTGCAAAATTATTTAGCGACGGAGTATGGCATTCCCAAGATTATCACGCACACTACCAGACTGCCCCGGGCGCACGAACAAGCAGGGGTTCATTACTACTTTGAAACACCAGAGAGTTTTAACCAGTTGGACCTCTTGGAATCCGTGCAATATGCTGGTCATCAGTATGGGTCATCGAAAGAGGCGCTCGACCGGGCGTGGCAACAAAATCCATTGGCTTCCATCGTACTTGATACCAAGGGAGCCTTGACATATCGGCAACGGCTCGGCGAACAAGCCGTAATTATTTACCTGGCCGTGCCGGAAACGGCGGAGTTACACCGGCGAATGTTAAAACGGGGCGATTCCCCGGCTGCCGTGCAAGCACGGCTACATAGCGCTGAAACCCAGCGCGATCTGGAGTTGCCGGCAGAGCTGAAAGACGAGGGGATATATCTGCCCAACCGAGAATGGAAACAGACCACCGCGCAACTCCAACAAATTATTGAAAAATTAAACAACGGTTAA
- a CDS encoding DUF6681 family protein, whose translation MFSFLDVINSWLGYINIEPKTKGRIYDVLSFLGELYMAYITYRFLANGFWARGLLLLVVTVVLAYFLYLNTIYYFTNRTSKIDVTPWIYKILHIKPQPQTQGPKVRNIPANGIYDKRKTMPGKLTSNAPEQQFINQLAAELLQQGLLKDNYEGLSDWELKQRLQHEPRVDAIGQGTLLPYFAMKAENGHHVVYAGLNEAHAQPVGTVTQVGLQSIDQVDANHVQIFLAAAYLTGGKFKQLGRRGVLEQSADYQIELEIASKATN comes from the coding sequence ATGTTTAGCTTTTTAGATGTGATTAATTCGTGGCTGGGTTACATCAACATTGAACCGAAAACCAAGGGTCGGATTTATGACGTCCTGTCGTTTTTAGGGGAACTCTACATGGCTTATATTACCTACCGGTTCTTAGCAAATGGTTTTTGGGCGCGCGGGTTACTCCTTCTAGTGGTGACGGTCGTGTTGGCCTACTTCTTGTACCTGAACACGATTTATTACTTTACTAATCGGACCTCTAAGATTGACGTAACTCCTTGGATTTACAAGATCTTGCACATTAAACCACAGCCGCAGACACAAGGCCCTAAGGTTCGCAACATCCCGGCGAATGGGATTTACGATAAGCGTAAAACGATGCCCGGTAAGTTAACTAGTAACGCACCAGAACAACAGTTTATTAACCAATTAGCTGCTGAGTTGTTACAACAAGGCCTGCTGAAAGATAACTATGAAGGTTTAAGCGATTGGGAGTTGAAGCAACGCTTGCAACACGAACCACGGGTGGATGCCATTGGTCAGGGAACCCTCTTACCGTACTTTGCCATGAAGGCCGAAAACGGTCACCACGTGGTGTATGCAGGACTCAACGAAGCCCATGCGCAACCAGTTGGAACTGTGACTCAAGTTGGGTTGCAGAGCATTGACCAAGTCGACGCTAATCACGTCCAAATCTTTTTAGCCGCGGCGTACTTAACCGGCGGAAAATTTAAGCAGTTAGGGCGACGGGGTGTTCTGGAACAGTCAGCTGATTATCAAATTGAACTAGAGATTGCCTCGAAGGCCACCAATTAA
- the xylB gene encoding xylulokinase: MTKCVLGIDLGTSAVKVSAVDRTGNIIAQESFDYPLSQPQSGYSEQNPNDWVMSTTVAIVRLILDDHIDPNDIAGVSYSGQMHGLVLLDQDYHVLRPAILWNDTRTTAEREEIERIMGDEFVRITGNRPLEGFTLPKLLWVKKHEPELWQQTAVFLTPKDYVRYRMTGQLGIDYSDATGTTLLDIHTNEWSTEICDRLGIPENILSPLLHSDDQTGTITAEYAEFSGLSQATKVFAGGADNACGALGAGILRPEVVLSSIGTSGVILKYEDQPTDAYHGHVQMEDHVVNDAYYSMGVTLAAGYSLSWFKKTFGSDVTFDQMVAGAAESGIGAKGLLFTPYIVGERTPYADANVRGSFIGVDATQNRGDFTRAVIEGVTFSFRDLLEIYRQAGAQFQQVVAIGGGAKNPLWLQIQADVFNVPVQKLANEQGPGLGAAMIAAVGLGWYPDYQACSDQFVHVDKVYQPIPANVERYNQIYQLYHEVYPQTKSLTHALQALK; encoded by the coding sequence ATGACAAAGTGTGTGTTAGGAATTGACTTGGGAACCAGTGCGGTGAAAGTCTCCGCCGTCGACCGGACCGGAAACATTATTGCTCAAGAGTCATTTGACTATCCACTAAGTCAACCCCAATCAGGTTACAGTGAACAAAATCCCAACGACTGGGTAATGTCTACCACGGTCGCCATTGTCCGTTTGATTTTGGATGATCACATTGACCCCAATGACATTGCCGGGGTCAGCTACTCGGGGCAAATGCACGGCTTAGTGCTTCTGGACCAGGATTACCACGTCCTGCGACCCGCCATTTTGTGGAACGATACCCGGACCACGGCGGAACGCGAGGAAATTGAACGAATCATGGGCGACGAGTTCGTCCGGATTACGGGAAACCGACCGCTCGAAGGCTTCACGTTACCAAAACTCTTGTGGGTAAAAAAGCACGAACCAGAACTGTGGCAGCAAACAGCCGTCTTTTTAACGCCAAAGGACTACGTGCGTTACCGGATGACGGGGCAACTGGGGATTGATTATTCCGATGCAACCGGAACCACGTTGTTAGACATCCATACGAACGAATGGAGTACGGAGATTTGTGACCGGTTGGGCATTCCAGAGAACATTCTTTCCCCCTTGCTACATTCTGATGACCAAACGGGGACGATTACCGCTGAATACGCGGAATTCTCGGGATTGAGTCAAGCAACCAAGGTCTTTGCTGGCGGAGCCGATAATGCCTGTGGTGCCCTTGGAGCTGGAATTCTCCGTCCTGAAGTAGTGCTTTCTAGCATTGGGACTTCCGGAGTGATCTTGAAGTATGAAGATCAACCAACGGATGCCTACCATGGGCACGTCCAAATGGAAGACCACGTGGTTAACGATGCCTACTACTCGATGGGGGTAACGCTCGCGGCTGGTTATTCTTTGAGTTGGTTTAAAAAGACCTTTGGATCAGACGTTACCTTTGACCAGATGGTGGCAGGAGCAGCAGAATCGGGGATTGGTGCCAAGGGACTACTCTTTACGCCGTACATCGTCGGGGAACGGACTCCATACGCGGATGCAAACGTACGGGGCAGTTTCATTGGGGTCGATGCCACCCAAAACCGGGGCGACTTTACTCGTGCTGTGATTGAAGGAGTCACCTTTAGCTTCCGGGACTTGCTCGAAATTTACCGGCAAGCCGGCGCTCAGTTCCAACAAGTAGTGGCCATTGGTGGGGGAGCAAAGAATCCACTCTGGTTACAGATTCAGGCAGACGTCTTTAACGTGCCCGTGCAAAAACTGGCCAACGAACAGGGACCCGGCTTGGGGGCAGCCATGATTGCCGCGGTCGGACTTGGTTGGTATCCTGATTACCAAGCCTGTTCGGATCAGTTTGTGCACGTCGACAAGGTTTATCAACCAATTCCAGCGAACGTCGAACGTTACAACCAGATTTACCAGCTGTATCACGAAGTTTACCCACAAACAAAGTCATTAACCCACGCACTGCAAGCCTTAAAATAA
- a CDS encoding cation:proton antiporter family protein, with amino-acid sequence MNQLSLVIILLAALLIPLLLSRFKISALPTSVVEILVGIILGPSLLNWINPHDAILSSLSSIGVIILLFLSGIEIDFDLFRPKNKNPSQLEQKARQQVSKYSPVRLSIYGYLTIVVLSFALGYLTKVTGMFSDVWLASILFMTISLGIVLAALKERSALSTPFGQTILLISALGEIVPVFGLTIYASIFGSDSKSLWLILILFAVAALILMRFHNFFDYFDKINKSTTQIDIRLAFFIIALLSVVAVTVGSEAVLGAFVGGMVYKLLKPSESTKDKLDSIGYGFFIPIFFIMSGVGLDLKKILGDPKALLLIPLILLGYLIAKMGLYPIFRLRFNRQNSIAGMALPMTTLTMVLAILSVANNLKVLTSQQSGAFLLAAIITCLIGPLAFNHFFNPKADIYHKLKVNIFGVNITTMPVAQQLEKSWYDVNVYTDKEKNFKAFNSEANVHLLPSLDIQQLIDQEDFDCDIAVFAYFDSETNYKLAKAAKQYGVKRVIARFEDRNVLNKHEKELTDLGVEVYNTFAINIAMLREMIEVPSTFNMIKSNSIELHEVNLQNRKFVGTRIKDLPFDEGITVNRIFRGNQIIQPTGDTILRLGDKIIFSTDTDDSAKVREEMAKLN; translated from the coding sequence ATGAACCAACTGTCCTTAGTGATTATCTTACTGGCGGCCCTGTTAATTCCCTTGCTGCTCAGCCGCTTCAAGATTTCTGCGTTACCGACGTCCGTCGTAGAAATCCTGGTCGGAATTATTCTTGGTCCCAGTCTTTTGAACTGGATTAATCCGCACGACGCTATTTTATCGTCCCTGTCGAGCATTGGGGTAATTATTCTGCTGTTTCTGAGTGGAATCGAAATCGACTTTGATCTCTTTCGACCGAAGAACAAAAATCCCAGTCAACTAGAGCAAAAGGCCCGGCAACAGGTTTCCAAGTATTCACCGGTCCGGCTCTCCATCTACGGATACTTGACGATTGTGGTCCTTTCCTTTGCCCTTGGTTACCTAACCAAAGTGACCGGAATGTTCAGCGACGTCTGGCTCGCTTCCATTCTGTTTATGACCATTTCGTTAGGAATCGTGCTGGCGGCCCTCAAGGAACGCAGCGCGCTCAGTACTCCCTTTGGACAGACTATTCTGCTAATCTCGGCGCTCGGAGAAATCGTGCCAGTCTTTGGCTTAACCATTTATGCTTCCATCTTTGGGTCTGATTCCAAATCACTGTGGCTAATTTTAATTCTCTTTGCAGTCGCCGCCTTGATTTTGATGCGGTTCCACAATTTCTTTGATTACTTCGATAAAATCAATAAATCAACTACACAAATCGACATCCGGCTGGCCTTCTTCATCATTGCCCTGCTCTCCGTGGTGGCCGTGACGGTTGGTTCCGAAGCCGTCCTGGGGGCCTTTGTCGGTGGAATGGTTTACAAACTCTTGAAACCCTCTGAATCAACCAAGGACAAACTAGATTCCATTGGGTACGGGTTCTTCATTCCCATCTTCTTCATTATGAGTGGAGTTGGTCTCGACCTTAAAAAAATCCTGGGGGATCCCAAGGCGCTCTTGTTAATTCCCTTGATTTTATTGGGCTACTTAATTGCCAAGATGGGGCTCTACCCCATCTTTCGACTTCGCTTTAACCGCCAAAACTCGATTGCTGGGATGGCACTACCAATGACCACCTTAACCATGGTGCTAGCCATCTTGAGCGTAGCCAACAACTTGAAGGTCCTAACCAGTCAACAATCCGGAGCATTCCTGCTAGCCGCCATCATCACCTGTTTGATCGGACCCCTGGCGTTCAACCACTTCTTCAATCCGAAGGCTGATATTTACCACAAGTTAAAGGTCAATATCTTTGGAGTCAACATCACCACCATGCCCGTTGCCCAACAGTTGGAGAAAAGCTGGTACGACGTCAATGTCTACACGGATAAGGAAAAGAACTTTAAAGCCTTCAACAGTGAAGCCAACGTTCACCTCCTGCCGAGCTTGGACATTCAACAGTTGATTGACCAAGAAGACTTCGACTGTGACATCGCCGTCTTTGCTTACTTTGATTCTGAAACTAACTACAAGTTGGCCAAGGCTGCCAAGCAGTATGGGGTCAAACGAGTCATTGCCCGCTTTGAAGATCGCAATGTTTTGAACAAACACGAAAAGGAACTCACTGATCTCGGGGTGGAAGTTTACAACACTTTTGCCATTAACATCGCCATGCTGCGGGAAATGATCGAAGTGCCATCAACTTTCAACATGATTAAATCCAACAGCATTGAACTGCACGAAGTTAACCTGCAAAACCGGAAGTTTGTCGGGACGCGGATTAAAGACCTGCCGTTTGACGAAGGCATTACCGTTAACCGGATTTTCCGGGGCAACCAAATCATTCAACCAACTGGGGATACCATCCTGCGGTTAGGTGATAAGATCATCTTCTCCACCGATACGGACGATAGTGCCAAGGTTCGAGAAGAAATGGCAAAATTAAATTAG
- a CDS encoding D-2-hydroxyacid dehydrogenase — MKIIAYGIRDDEAPYLKDWEAQHPDVEVKSESKLLDEDTVKEAEGFDGVVAYQQKPYTKAVLDQLGQYGIHALSLRNVGVDNVDADAAKANDIHVTNVPAYSPSAIAELAVTEMMRLLRNTKKFEDKMRHGDLTWAPDIAEEMNQQTVGVYATGRIGREVVKIVKGFGAKVIAYDPFPNPELQKEGIYVDTPAELYANSDILTLHAPALKENDHMINDETIGQMKPGIRIINAARGSLIDTDALIRGLDSGKIAGAALDVYEDEVGIFNTNFGSFDKIPDARLKDLMKRDNVLITPHIAFYTKVAVKNMVQFAMDASLSLLTTGKSDKEVNL, encoded by the coding sequence ATGAAGATTATTGCTTACGGAATTCGTGACGATGAAGCACCATATTTAAAGGACTGGGAAGCACAACACCCAGACGTTGAGGTCAAAAGTGAATCCAAGCTCCTCGATGAAGACACGGTCAAAGAAGCAGAAGGCTTTGACGGGGTCGTTGCTTACCAACAAAAGCCTTACACCAAGGCGGTATTAGACCAATTAGGTCAATATGGCATCCACGCCCTCTCCTTACGAAACGTGGGAGTTGATAACGTCGATGCTGACGCTGCCAAGGCCAATGACATTCACGTTACTAACGTTCCGGCTTATTCTCCATCTGCAATTGCTGAACTAGCTGTGACTGAAATGATGCGGCTCCTCAGAAATACAAAAAAATTTGAAGATAAAATGCGGCATGGGGACTTAACTTGGGCTCCAGACATTGCCGAAGAAATGAATCAACAAACGGTCGGGGTTTACGCCACTGGTCGGATTGGTCGCGAAGTGGTTAAGATTGTGAAGGGATTTGGTGCTAAGGTCATTGCTTACGATCCATTTCCCAACCCTGAACTACAAAAGGAAGGCATTTACGTCGATACGCCAGCAGAGTTATACGCAAACTCCGACATTTTGACGCTCCATGCTCCGGCTCTAAAGGAAAATGACCACATGATTAACGATGAAACCATCGGTCAAATGAAGCCCGGCATCCGGATTATCAACGCCGCTCGGGGTTCCTTAATCGATACCGATGCTTTAATTCGTGGTTTAGACAGCGGTAAGATTGCCGGGGCTGCGCTGGACGTTTACGAAGACGAAGTGGGCATCTTTAACACAAACTTCGGTAGCTTTGATAAGATTCCAGACGCTCGGCTTAAGGACTTGATGAAACGCGATAACGTTTTAATTACGCCGCACATCGCCTTCTACACGAAGGTCGCCGTTAAGAACATGGTTCAATTCGCCATGGACGCTAGCTTATCCCTGTTAACCACCGGAAAATCTGATAAAGAAGTAAACCTTTAA
- a CDS encoding TetR/AcrR family transcriptional regulator produces the protein MMTKQSTHDLLLHAGLAAFLEHGYEQTTLREICRKAHRTTGAFYQYFNSKAELLDELIEPLFKQLTTDYEHQLQHGLDQLTWQNAASAWQETVLNLDQVISVLYENSKLKQLLLFRTDGSHYDQLAEIATQYFTTQIIHVISVMQERGIIAITFQFNYQELHFHAFAFYATVCDILKHDYPQPETLVLTHNLERFFTPSWLKWLGLPTQNS, from the coding sequence ATGATGACTAAACAATCTACTCATGATCTACTGTTACACGCGGGCTTAGCGGCCTTTTTAGAGCATGGCTACGAACAAACGACCCTTAGAGAAATTTGTCGCAAAGCCCACCGCACTACCGGTGCCTTTTATCAATACTTTAATTCTAAAGCCGAACTACTGGATGAGCTAATTGAACCATTGTTCAAACAACTCACGACTGATTACGAACACCAACTGCAACACGGTTTAGACCAACTTACGTGGCAAAATGCCGCTTCCGCGTGGCAGGAAACCGTTTTAAACCTCGATCAAGTCATAAGCGTCCTCTATGAAAATTCAAAGCTGAAACAACTACTCCTCTTTCGGACCGATGGTTCTCACTACGACCAGCTCGCAGAGATTGCCACCCAGTATTTTACTACCCAAATCATCCACGTCATTAGCGTGATGCAGGAACGGGGCATCATCGCAATTACCTTTCAATTTAATTACCAAGAGCTCCATTTCCACGCCTTCGCCTTTTACGCCACCGTTTGTGACATCTTGAAACATGATTATCCGCAACCCGAAACCTTGGTGCTGACCCACAACTTGGAACGTTTCTTTACCCCAAGTTGGCTCAAATGGCTGGGCCTACCAACGCAAAATTCCTAA
- a CDS encoding metal ABC transporter solute-binding protein, Zn/Mn family, with amino-acid sequence MAKLRRVALVLITLLCTVGLAACSTSKKQTQQQTHPKQIKVVASTNIYGQMAQAVVGKHGQVKSLVNSGVDPHDFNPSTQDANQISDANIIIQNGIGYDDWMNKLDQNASDAAVKLNVGKLMNKKDGDNEHLWYDPQTAPKVVNQLVKEASKLQPNHKQEFTKNGQNYINRLQKVNQLAATSRQNLKEHQLNRKVDVSEPVFDYALQAMGYEVNNRSFENATQKEVDPSPASIKAMKKDITDHRIAFFVDNTQTDSKTVSQMVKLAKQHDVPVVKVTETIPKNQKYVEWITQTYQEVLNVQQRELQDK; translated from the coding sequence ATGGCAAAATTACGACGAGTTGCACTAGTTTTGATAACACTGTTGTGTACGGTGGGACTAGCTGCTTGTAGTACGAGTAAAAAGCAAACACAGCAACAGACTCATCCCAAGCAAATCAAGGTAGTCGCTTCCACCAACATTTACGGGCAGATGGCCCAAGCCGTGGTAGGAAAACATGGTCAGGTGAAATCATTAGTAAATAGTGGGGTAGATCCGCATGACTTTAACCCCAGCACGCAGGATGCCAATCAGATTAGTGACGCCAACATTATCATTCAAAACGGAATCGGTTACGATGATTGGATGAACAAGCTAGATCAAAATGCCAGCGATGCAGCGGTCAAGCTGAACGTTGGTAAGTTGATGAACAAAAAGGATGGAGACAATGAACACCTGTGGTACGATCCGCAAACCGCACCAAAAGTCGTTAACCAGTTGGTCAAAGAAGCCAGCAAATTGCAACCGAACCACAAACAAGAATTTACGAAGAACGGACAGAACTACATTAATCGCCTGCAAAAGGTGAACCAGCTAGCAGCTACTAGCCGACAGAACCTCAAAGAGCACCAATTAAATCGGAAGGTCGATGTGAGTGAACCGGTCTTTGATTATGCCCTACAGGCGATGGGTTATGAAGTCAATAACCGGAGCTTTGAAAATGCAACCCAAAAGGAAGTAGATCCTTCCCCTGCTAGCATTAAAGCGATGAAAAAAGATATTACAGACCACCGGATTGCTTTCTTTGTTGATAACACCCAAACCGATAGCAAGACGGTCAGTCAAATGGTGAAGTTAGCTAAGCAACACGACGTGCCGGTAGTGAAGGTAACGGAAACCATTCCGAAGAATCAGAAATACGTGGAGTGGATTACCCAAACGTACCAAGAAGTTTTAAACGTGCAACAACGCGAGTTGCAGGATAAATAA
- a CDS encoding CsbD family protein — protein sequence MKNVLLGLSLAANVALGYVVLKDTDALEDLTEKFDELSGKAAEKFDSFTDEAEGKAKQVEGALTDDPKAKLEGDFESGKGAVKEKVQDAKDALTD from the coding sequence ATGAAAAACGTACTTTTAGGACTTAGTTTAGCTGCCAACGTGGCATTAGGATACGTTGTATTAAAAGACACGGATGCTTTGGAAGATTTAACTGAAAAGTTTGATGAATTAAGTGGTAAGGCTGCTGAAAAATTTGATAGCTTTACTGACGAAGCAGAAGGAAAAGCCAAACAGGTCGAAGGCGCTCTGACGGATGACCCAAAGGCCAAGTTGGAAGGCGACTTCGAAAGTGGCAAAGGCGCTGTGAAAGAAAAAGTTCAAGACGCCAAAGATGCTTTAACTGACTAA
- a CDS encoding amino acid permease — protein MAKEAQTNQEQDLNRGLTSRHVQMIAIGGAIGTGLFLGSGEGIKSAGPALILAYLITGIFSYLMMRAVGELLLSNLKFHSFIDFVRQYLGEKWEFAIGWAYWLSWASLAMADLTASGIYMHFWFPQLPQWIMPLIVVTILVIFNLINVAWFGELESAFSSIKIFAILALIVAGIGMIAVGFHTHGTTASLANLFDHGGFFATGFLGFIMAFPIVIFAFTGIEMVGLTAGETRNPQKDIPKAINSVPMRIGLFYVGSMVVIMSVYPWNQINPSQSPFVQIFSGLGIRYAADIINFVVLTSALSAANSAIFSTSRTLYILGKNGQAPKSFSKLSRHNVPYVGILFSSILFLGIVLLNYFYPSKIFLLITGVATMSFIFVWIIIMITHIQYKRTNANPADHFKMPWFPGSSYATILFYLVVLVVLLVNGQTRISVVATVIFFAAMIVGYVLFDRNKKRKLN, from the coding sequence ATGGCAAAAGAAGCACAAACGAACCAGGAACAAGATTTAAACCGGGGACTAACTTCGCGGCATGTCCAGATGATTGCCATCGGAGGCGCGATTGGAACTGGACTGTTCTTAGGTTCTGGAGAGGGAATTAAGTCGGCAGGACCGGCTTTAATCCTCGCGTACTTAATTACCGGAATTTTCTCATACCTCATGATGCGAGCGGTCGGAGAATTGTTATTATCCAACCTGAAGTTTCATTCCTTCATCGATTTTGTCCGCCAGTATCTAGGCGAAAAATGGGAGTTTGCAATTGGCTGGGCCTACTGGCTGAGTTGGGCTAGTTTGGCGATGGCCGATTTAACGGCATCCGGGATTTACATGCACTTCTGGTTCCCCCAGCTCCCGCAGTGGATTATGCCGTTAATTGTGGTAACAATCTTAGTGATTTTTAACCTGATCAACGTGGCGTGGTTTGGAGAACTGGAATCAGCATTTTCGAGCATTAAAATTTTTGCCATCCTAGCTCTGATTGTGGCCGGGATTGGGATGATTGCGGTTGGGTTCCACACTCACGGGACGACCGCTTCCTTAGCCAACTTGTTTGACCACGGGGGCTTCTTTGCTACTGGATTCTTGGGCTTTATCATGGCCTTTCCCATCGTAATCTTTGCCTTTACCGGAATTGAAATGGTGGGGTTAACCGCCGGGGAAACCCGCAATCCGCAAAAGGACATCCCGAAAGCGATTAACTCTGTGCCAATGCGAATCGGATTGTTCTACGTCGGTTCCATGGTCGTGATTATGTCGGTCTACCCTTGGAATCAAATTAACCCCAGCCAGTCACCGTTTGTGCAAATCTTCTCGGGATTGGGCATTAGGTATGCAGCTGACATTATCAACTTCGTGGTCTTGACGTCTGCCTTGTCAGCCGCCAATTCTGCCATCTTTTCGACGTCTAGAACCCTGTACATTTTGGGAAAGAACGGCCAAGCCCCGAAGTCATTTAGTAAGCTTTCACGGCACAACGTTCCGTACGTTGGCATTTTATTCTCATCGATTCTCTTCTTAGGGATCGTGCTGTTAAACTACTTCTATCCTAGCAAGATCTTCCTGCTGATTACCGGAGTGGCCACGATGAGTTTTATCTTCGTGTGGATTATCATCATGATCACCCACATTCAATATAAGCGGACAAACGCCAATCCGGCGGACCACTTCAAGATGCCGTGGTTCCCAGGCTCTAGCTACGCTACAATTTTATTTTATCTTGTGGTCTTGGTAGTGCTGTTGGTAAACGGCCAAACCCGGATTTCGGTGGTTGCGACCGTAATCTTCTTTGCAGCTATGATCGTTGGGTACGTCTTGTTTGATCGCAACAAGAAACGGAAACTAAACTAA
- a CDS encoding DUF975 family protein → MNFQLLKQKTLRNFAGNWGAAILIGLPFVIVTYFTATTGILYAILGSFTTVGMVLTFSEWFDFERVPEYPLTATFRNMLATPRPWGPFLLCIVVEIYTLLWSLLLIVPGIVKGLAYSQALFIYRDHVLRGENAPDINEVITESRTMMDGHKLELFWLNLSFIGWVILSFLTFGIGFFWLVPYYVGTMVNYHEALVAGGDVI, encoded by the coding sequence ATGAACTTTCAACTATTAAAACAAAAAACTTTACGCAACTTTGCCGGGAACTGGGGAGCAGCCATTTTAATCGGGTTACCGTTTGTAATTGTGACCTACTTTACTGCCACGACGGGGATCTTATATGCTATTTTAGGAAGCTTTACCACGGTAGGGATGGTGCTAACCTTCAGCGAATGGTTTGACTTTGAACGAGTTCCAGAATATCCTTTAACGGCTACTTTTCGTAATATGCTTGCGACACCACGGCCGTGGGGACCATTTTTACTCTGCATTGTTGTTGAGATTTATACTTTATTGTGGTCGTTACTACTGATTGTGCCAGGAATCGTGAAAGGATTGGCTTATTCACAAGCACTTTTCATCTACCGGGATCACGTGTTGCGGGGGGAAAATGCTCCAGACATTAACGAGGTCATCACGGAGAGTCGAACCATGATGGATGGTCACAAGTTAGAACTCTTCTGGTTAAATCTATCCTTTATCGGATGGGTAATTTTGTCCTTTCTGACATTTGGAATTGGTTTTTTCTGGCTGGTTCCGTACTACGTGGGGACGATGGTGAACTATCACGAAGCATTAGTTGCAGGTGGAGATGTTATCTAA